A window of the Agrococcus jejuensis genome harbors these coding sequences:
- a CDS encoding DUF4190 domain-containing protein, translating to MSAPAPTQQSAPTTVQPTMDAHAQPSADAHAPHPASGPHQPTWQGHPQPGYAYPAPQPARPMSGLAITTFVLGLLGLAILPIVLGHISIAMIRRSGQGGIAFAIVGTVLGYLYLAGYVLLLAIAGLGILAGTSGWL from the coding sequence ATGAGCGCCCCGGCTCCCACGCAGCAGTCCGCGCCGACGACGGTGCAGCCGACGATGGATGCGCACGCCCAGCCGAGCGCGGATGCGCACGCACCGCACCCCGCATCCGGCCCGCACCAGCCCACCTGGCAGGGCCACCCGCAGCCCGGCTACGCCTACCCGGCGCCGCAGCCCGCCCGCCCCATGAGCGGCCTCGCGATCACGACGTTCGTGCTCGGCCTGCTGGGCCTCGCGATCCTGCCGATCGTGCTCGGTCACATCTCCATCGCGATGATCCGGCGCTCGGGCCAGGGCGGCATCGCGTTCGCGATCGTCGGCACCGTGCTCGGCTACCTCTACCTCGCCGGATACGTGCTGCTGCTCGCGATCGCGGGCCTCGGCATCCTCGCCGGCACCTCCGGATGGCTCTGA
- a CDS encoding DUF3060 domain-containing protein: protein MSTHNPIAQPRWVALAALTLVAVGSLSGCGLAFSEPDASPAPPASSPQTPSTEPADDDPAESPAESPEESDPTEIGAPSAERDELIARAQQTVPCSAGLDVANDGAIIRVEGACDELTVSADAAIVIADDVTTLTVSGSGSVVYALELADLRISGDVNEVRWTGATPAVTDDGTANTIGQQR from the coding sequence ATGAGCACGCACAACCCCATCGCCCAGCCCCGCTGGGTCGCGCTCGCCGCGCTGACCCTCGTCGCGGTCGGCAGCCTCTCCGGCTGCGGACTCGCCTTCTCCGAGCCGGATGCATCCCCGGCGCCGCCGGCGAGCTCGCCGCAGACGCCGAGCACCGAGCCCGCCGACGACGACCCGGCGGAGAGCCCCGCGGAGAGCCCCGAGGAGTCCGACCCCACCGAGATCGGCGCGCCGAGCGCCGAGCGCGACGAGCTCATCGCCCGCGCGCAGCAGACCGTCCCCTGCTCGGCCGGCCTCGACGTCGCGAACGACGGCGCGATCATCCGCGTCGAGGGCGCATGCGACGAACTCACGGTCAGCGCCGACGCCGCCATCGTCATCGCCGACGACGTCACGACCCTCACGGTCAGCGGCTCCGGCAGCGTCGTCTACGCCCTCGAGCTCGCCGACCTGCGCATCTCGGGCGACGTCAACGAGGTGCGCTGGACGGGCGCGACCCCCGCCGTGACCGACGACGGCACGGCCAACACGATCGGACAGCAGCGATGA
- a CDS encoding response regulator transcription factor, translated as MTDATRPSLLLVDDDDAITAGLGAFLARSGYEVRVAADGQAALDAVAEQRPDLIVCDIVMPRLDGREVVRRIRAADDWVPIILLTQVGESYERSAALDEGADDYLGKPFDPQELLSRVRAVLRRSVRGERPLSAAVRLRADGLELDRTARRAWLDGTEVVLTPKAMTLLDFLMSHPDEAHARERLLATLWGFESLTTTRAVDHRVAEVRRVLGDDAAHPRFVETVQSTGYRFKGPVSVA; from the coding sequence ATGACCGACGCGACCCGCCCCTCGCTGCTGCTCGTCGACGACGACGATGCCATCACGGCCGGCCTCGGCGCGTTCCTCGCGCGCAGCGGCTACGAGGTGCGGGTCGCGGCGGATGGGCAGGCCGCCCTCGACGCGGTCGCCGAGCAGCGGCCCGACCTCATCGTCTGCGACATCGTCATGCCGCGGCTCGACGGACGGGAGGTCGTGCGGCGCATCCGCGCAGCTGACGACTGGGTGCCGATCATCCTGCTGACGCAGGTGGGGGAGTCGTACGAGCGGTCGGCGGCACTCGACGAGGGTGCCGACGACTACCTCGGCAAGCCGTTCGACCCGCAGGAGCTGCTGTCGCGCGTGCGCGCCGTGCTGCGCCGGTCGGTGCGCGGCGAGCGGCCCCTGTCGGCAGCCGTGCGGCTGCGCGCCGACGGCCTCGAGCTCGACCGCACCGCTCGCCGGGCCTGGCTCGACGGCACCGAGGTCGTGCTGACGCCGAAGGCGATGACGCTGCTCGACTTCCTCATGTCGCACCCCGACGAGGCCCACGCGCGCGAGCGGCTGCTCGCGACCCTCTGGGGCTTCGAGTCGCTCACGACGACGCGCGCCGTCGACCACCGCGTCGCCGAGGTGCGCCGCGTGCTCGGCGACGACGCCGCGCATCCGCGGTTCGTCGAGACCGTGCAGAGCACCGGGTACCGCTTCAAGGGGCCGGTGAGCGTCGCGTGA